GTGAAGTGAGAATCGATGGAGAACCGAGCATATTCCAACCCCTTCGGGCCAATCCGCTCAATCACCACGCCCATGAGCTTCGCCGCCCACATGGGCAAGGTGACGCCCTTGTCATAGGCGGGGATACTTTGCTGTACCGCAGCGCGGCGATCGCCCTGGGACATCACTGGCTGGGTTTGCAACTGATCCTGCACCACATCTAGCAGTTCCTGACCACGCTCATTGCGCACCACAATCCACTGCCAGCCAAAGGGCGCACCCATATAGCCCACCACCAGATCAGCAAGGGAGTTCACATAATCAAAGCAGCTCATGCAGGAGGGAGCAAACACATCCTTAAGCTGATTAGTCTTGAGACCAAAGAAAGGCACCGTTTCTTCCGAGCCGTCCTCATGCTTAAAATGCACTCGAAAGTCTTGCATGAACTCGTAATGCACCACCGTGTCCGGCGAGCGGCTGGTGGTGTCTAAAAATTTCTGCAGGCCGGCGCGGGTCACGTTATCCACGCAGGGAGTTCCCAGGACATAGAGTTTTTCTAAGCCAAGTTGTTTCTCCACCGCCCGCAGAGCCTGAATCTGGCAACCCACGCCAATCACCAGCAGTCGCTTCATCCCCGATTGCTCGACCTGCTCTAGAATCGACAAGTTGGGCGACAGGGTCGGTTTATTCACCCGGGCCGCCAGAATATCCTCCGGCGTGCGGGCAATCACCGGCATGGGCTGAAAGCGATCCTCGGCTGTATTTTGCACACAGACCACCCCTTCCACCAGGCCACGATTGAGCATCTCGATGGCGATGGAACTGACGATGCCCGTCCATTGCGCCCCCTCGATCGGCTCAGTCTTCCGCGCCGCCATCATGTCTTGACGTACCCCAAAGTACCAATCATCCGGCTCGTCTAGATTGCGGCTGCGCCCGTGGGTTTGCTCCTCTAGCTCAGCAATTTGCTGGTTAATAAACGCACAGGCTTCTTTCACATAGTGAACATAGTAGGTGTCGCATAGGCCACATTCACTACAGAGTTCCTTGGCCGGACGGCGGCTCGTGGGCTTGAGGGCCCTAGCTTTTTGGTGGGGTTTTTGGGGAGATACCGAGGTCATACTAAAGCAGCTTTAAATTTAGGTATAGCAGTGTTGGCACTTTGATTACCATACCGCAAGGGTTTTCGCCCTTGGGCAGGGAAAGAGCAGGAACGCAACCTTTCTCAACATTTGGGGATGGCGAGCGATCGCTACAGAGGCAAGGAAATACCCCGAATCGCATAGTCCAGCAGACAAATGGGGTGGAAGAGCGGCATGGCTACACCCTGGTGTTCCAGATGTTTCTGGATTTGTAGAGAGCAACCAGGATTGGATGAGGCAATCAACTGCGCGCCGGTGTTGATCAAATTTTCCACCTTTTGCTGCCCCAGTTCTTCAGCAATCTCCGGCTGCAGCATGTTGTATACCCCGGCGCTGCCACAACAGAGGGCCGCGTCCACCGGCTCCCGCAACGTGACACCGGGAATACTCAGCAGCAGTTGGCGGGGCGGGGCGCTGATTTTTTGCCCATGCAGCAGG
The genomic region above belongs to Candidatus Obscuribacterales bacterium and contains:
- a CDS encoding Coenzyme F420 hydrogenase/dehydrogenase, beta subunit C-terminal domain → MTSVSPQKPHQKARALKPTSRRPAKELCSECGLCDTYYVHYVKEACAFINQQIAELEEQTHGRSRNLDEPDDWYFGVRQDMMAARKTEPIEGAQWTGIVSSIAIEMLNRGLVEGVVCVQNTAEDRFQPMPVIARTPEDILAARVNKPTLSPNLSILEQVEQSGMKRLLVIGVGCQIQALRAVEKQLGLEKLYVLGTPCVDNVTRAGLQKFLDTTSRSPDTVVHYEFMQDFRVHFKHEDGSEETVPFFGLKTNQLKDVFAPSCMSCFDYVNSLADLVVGYMGAPFGWQWIVVRNERGQELLDVVQDQLQTQPVMSQGDRRAAVQQSIPAYDKGVTLPMWAAKLMGVVIERIGPKGLEYARFSIDSHFTRNYLYTKRQHPEKLEDHVPDYAKRIVEQYELPPS